Sequence from the Nocardia cyriacigeorgica GUH-2 genome:
GTTCCCGAAGATGACCGGCCGGTTCATGGACGAACGGCTGGGCCGGATCCACTTCTGGTCCACCTTCCTCGGCTTCCACCTGACGTTCCTGGTGCAGCACTGGCTGGGCAACGAGGGCATGCCGCGCCGTTACGCCGATTACCTGCCCAGCGATGGTTTCACCGCGCTCAATACCGTCTCCACCATCGGGTCGTTCGTACTCGGCGCCTCGATGGTGACGTTCGTGTGGAACGTATTCAAGAGTTACCGCTATGGCGAAGTGGCGACCGTCGACGATCCGTGGGGTTCGGGCAATTCCCTGGAATGGGCCACCACCTGCCCGCCGCCGCGGCACAACTTCTACGAACTGCCGCCCATCCGGTCCGAACGGCCCGCGTTCGAAGCGCACTACCCGCATATGGTCGAGCGGATCCGCGCCGAAGCCCACGTCGGCCGCTCCACCGGGCACGGCGTCGGCGCGGAACTGTCCGAACCGTCCGACGCGGCAACACCCGACTAGATGATCCGAAGACAGCAGCGAAGGGTTTGTGATGGCTGATCTGGTTTCCGCAACGGTGACGAAAGCTTTCGAGGCAGGCGCCCGGATCCGGCACGCCCGGGTCTTCCACCCGCGGGGAATACGACTGTCCGGCCGATTCCATGCCGACGACGAATACCTCACCCTGTTCGGCTCCGGTGAGCGGGCGGTGATCGCCCGCCTGTCCAAAGGGATCGGGCTGCCCGCCGGTTTCCCGGACGTGCTCGGGCTGGCCTTCCGGGTGCTCGATCGCGACGATCACCCCTGGGACTTCGTGCTCGCCACCACCGGCCGCGGTGGTCTCGGCCGCCTGGCGATCACCCCCGCCCGCGGCTGGGCCAGCGCCCGCTACGGCTCCCTGCTGCCGTACCGATTCGGCGAATCCAGCCTCACCTGGGTCTACGCCGAACCAGACGCCGGCCAGCCCGCCACCGCCGCACTCGACGCGATGGCCGATCACCTCCGTGACCACACCCTCGGCTTCGAGATCACCGTCCAGGGCATCGGCACCCCCCGTCGCATCGCCGGCGAATTGACCCTGCACCGGGCCGAACCCGAGGACTACCGCACCGATTTCTTCGACCCGATGCTCAACCATCCGGCCGAGGTCACCCTCGTGCCCGACCTCGTCACCAAACTCCGTGAACGCGCCTACATCGGCAGCCGCCGAGGCCGCGGCCAAGAGTCCTGATCCGCGGGCGCCGTCGCTGATTCGCCGGGTCGATCCCGGGTAACCGGCCTGCGTGAGAAGCATGGATATCAGACACATAGCGCAGCGGGCCGGACCGTTCGCCACGGTCTACATCGATGGCTCGCACGACACCGAAGACGCCGCGCACCAGACCGAATTGCGCTGGCGCTCGGCCCGGGGCCAACTGGCCGGCAAAGGCGCCCCGACCGCCACCCTCGATCGCTTGGACACCGCGATCGCGCAACGTCATCCGGGCCGGGGCCGCTGCGGCCGCCTGCTCATCGCCGACGCCGAGGAGGTCCTGGTCGACGAGTTCCTGCCGGACCCGCCGCCCCGAGAAGACCTGCGCGTCTCGGCGCGGCCGTATCTGCTGCCGTTGATCGCCCACGACGCCGAACAGACCCCGCATGTGGTCGCGGTGGTCGACAGCGTGGGCTGCGATGTGCGGGCCGTCGACGATCAGGGCCACGCCGTCGAAGAGGCCGTCGAAGGCCAGGACCATCCGGTGCACAAGGTCGGCGAGGGCGGCTGGTCGCATCTGTCGATGCAACGGCGAGTGGAAGAAACGGTGCGCCGCAATGTCGACGGGGTCGCCCGCGAGGTTTCGGCACTGGCCGATCGAGTGCACGCCGAGGTCGTGGTACTGGCCGGCGAGGTCACCGCGCGCTCAGCCCTGCACGAGGCGCTGCCCGAGCACGGCGCGACCGTCATCGAGGTCGACACCGGCGGCCGCGCCGAAGGCACCGACGAGACCGGATTCGATGCCCGCGTGCACGAGGTGATCGCCGAGCAGGCCCGCAGCCATCGCCGCGACATCCTGGAGCGGTTCATCGCCGACAAGGGTCGTGACGACGGGCTCGCGGTGGCCGGGCTGGCCCGTACCGTCGCCGCGCTGCGGATGGCCAATGTCGCGCACCTGCTGATCGACGCGTCGGCGTCGGCGAACCACTCGGTGTGGGTCGGCGCCGATCCCGCGCAGATCTCGACCCAGCGCGAGGACCTCGACGCCGCCGCACGGCAGTGTCCGGCCGACGAAGCGCTGCCCGCGGCCGCGCTGGCGGTCCGCGCGCAGGTGGTGCCGCTCGAGAACGCCCCACTGCCCGACGGCATCGGCGCGCTGCTGCGCCACACCTGAACAGCAGCGAGAGAGGAAACGTCATGGAGCGAGGAAGCAGCAAGCACGGCCCGAAACGCGATGACGAACTCGCCCACGAATTGCAGGGCACGATCCGCGGGAACCGTTCCAGCCGCGCCGAAGAATGGCGTGACCCCGAACCACCCGCCGACGATGACCCGGATCTGCAGGTCCGGCCCGAGCTGAGCGAATCACCGCCCGACGAACCACAGCCGTGAGGCTCACGCCGGTCCACGAGGCGGGGGTGCTGCTGGGATGAGTCACTAGCTCATCCCGCGGCCTTGCGCAGCAGCCGGATCACCGCGCGTTCGATGATCGCCGTGCGTTCGGCGTCGGTGTCGACGCGGTTGGCGCGGCGCAGGGCCGCGGCGATCGTCGTGCCGTTCTCGAAGGCCTCGACCACCCGCGGATCGATGTAGGAATCTCGCGCCACGGAGGGTGTGTTGCCGAGGGCGTCGGCGACCTGTCCGAAGACCTCGCGTTCGACACGCCGTCGCCCCCGCTGTGATTGCGGACGTCGCGCCGAGCCGAACCCGGCGGCCGCCAGCACCGTGCCCTGCCAGGTCCGCAGATCCTTCACGGTGCATTCCGGGCTGGTCAGCTCCTTGAAGCGGGCGTTGATCTCCTCGGCGTGCAGCTCGTGGTAGCCGGTGCCGTCACGGTAGACCAGCAGCCGCGGTGTGTCCGTGCGTAGGCGCCGCAGGGTGCGCACCGCCTTGGCCGGCTGCGCACCGTGCACGCGGACCCGGCGCCGGATCCCGCCCTTGGCCACGTAGTCGAACACCATCTCGTCGCCGGAGACCCGCACCTGATCGCGCAGCAGCGTGGCCACACCGCGGGTGCCGTTCTCCTCGGCGTATTCCTCACCGCCGACCCGGAATACCCCGCGATCGACCAGACTGATCGCCAAGGCTTCGACCCGATGGCGCGCCGCGCCCCGCAGATCCAGATCGGCCGCGAGCCGGTCGCGCAGCTCTGGTAGCCGGCGTGCCAGATCGAGCACCCGATCGAATTTCTCCTCGTCGCGTTCCCGGCGCCACCGCTGGTGATACAGGTACTGCCGGCGGCCCGCCGCATCCACCCCGACGGCTTGGATATGACCATTCGGATACGGGCAGATCCACACCTTGCGCCAGGCCGGCGGGATCACCAGCGCGCGAATCCGCTCGAGCGTTTCGGCATCATCGACCGGGTCCCCCGAATCGAGCACATAGGAGAATCCGCGCCCACGCGCGATCCTGCTGATGCCCGGGCCGTAGGGCCTGCTGCGCCGCAATCTCATACGTCCCTCCCCTCACCGAATTAGCCCGCCGCACCGATCTCACACCTGCCCGCCGTCCACGCGGGCGCGACATTGTTTGCCGAACACGGGGTATGCGGTGGGTGAATGCGGCAGGTCCGCGGGACCGGATGGCCGCCGATCGCACCGGAGGGAGCGCTCGTGGACTACATCGATAAGGCCAGGCACCAGGTGATCGACCTGGTCGGGAAAGTTGTGGGGGCCACCGGTGGCGGAGTGAGTACGCAAACGGTCACCATCGCGGCGCCGCGCGCGCAGGTACAGCGGTTCTGGCGGGATCCGGAGAATCTGTCGGCGGTCCTCGACGGCATCGCCCGCGTCAGCGCGACCGGTCCGGATCGGCTCGAGTGGCGGTTCGACCCGCTCGACGGTGAGTCGCTGCGCTGGGAAACCGAGGTGGTCGACAAGACGGACGAACTGCGGTTCGTCGGCGAACACGACGACCAGATCCGGGTGAGCTTCGCCGACGCCCCGCACGATCTCGGCACCGAGGTCACCATCCGCACGACCACACCCGCACCCGGTCTGCTCACCGGGGCCGTGGCCTTCACCGCCCTCTACCGCGCCCGCGCCCTGCTGCAAACCGGCGAATCACCCACTCTCGCGCACAATCCCAGCGGCCGACGCGATGAACAGGAGACGTGATGCGTGCACTGTGCTGGAACGGCGTGAACGATCTCGCGGTCGAGACCGTGCCCGATCCACGGCTGGTCAATCCGCACGATGTGGTCGTGCAGGTGCGGTTGAGCACGACCTGTGGTTCGGACCTGCATTTCATCGACGGCTACCTGCCCGCGATGCGCGAAGGCGACGTGATCGGGCACGAATTCATGGGCGAGGTCGTCGAGACCGGTCCCGAGGTGCGTTCGACGAAGGTCGGCGATCGGGTGGTGGTGCCGTCGTTCATCGGATGCGGGGCGTGCTGGTATTGCGGCAACGGCCTGTACTCGGCGTGTGACACCACCAATCCGAATGCCGCGCTGCAACAACCGCTGCTCGGCTATCCCTCCGGCGGAATCTACGGCTACACCCATCCTTTCGGCGGCTACCAGGGTTCGCACGCCGAATACATCCGGGTGCCGTTCGGCGATGTCAACTGCTTCACCATCCCCGACGGCATCACCGACGAACAAGCGCTGTTCTGCTCCGACGCGGTGCCGACGGGCCTGATGGGCGCCGACTTCTGCGAGATCTCCCCCGGCGATACGGTCGCGGTGTGGGGCAGCGGCGGAGTCGGTCTCATGGCCGCGCACACCGCGCGGCTGCTCGGCGCCGAACGGGTGATCGTCATCGACCGCTTCCCCCGGCGGCTCGAACTCGCCCGCACCCACGCCGGCGCGGAGACCATCGACTACTCGGCCGTGGACAGCATCGTCGAGGCGCTGCGGGAAACCACCGGCGGACGCGGCCCCGACGCCTGTATCGACGCGGTCGGGATGGAGGGCCACGGCACCGGCGTGCAGCAGCTCTACGACAAGGCCAAACAGTTGCTGCGGATGGGCACCGACCGGGCGACGTCGTTGCGGCAGGCGATCCTGGCCTGCCGCAAGGGCGGTGTGGTGTCGGTGCTCGGCGTCTACGGCGTCACCGACAAGTTCCCGATGGCGGTGATCACCAAC
This genomic interval carries:
- a CDS encoding phosphodiesterase, giving the protein MADLVSATVTKAFEAGARIRHARVFHPRGIRLSGRFHADDEYLTLFGSGERAVIARLSKGIGLPAGFPDVLGLAFRVLDRDDHPWDFVLATTGRGGLGRLAITPARGWASARYGSLLPYRFGESSLTWVYAEPDAGQPATAALDAMADHLRDHTLGFEITVQGIGTPRRIAGELTLHRAEPEDYRTDFFDPMLNHPAEVTLVPDLVTKLRERAYIGSRRGRGQES
- a CDS encoding Vms1/Ankzf1 family peptidyl-tRNA hydrolase, giving the protein MDIRHIAQRAGPFATVYIDGSHDTEDAAHQTELRWRSARGQLAGKGAPTATLDRLDTAIAQRHPGRGRCGRLLIADAEEVLVDEFLPDPPPREDLRVSARPYLLPLIAHDAEQTPHVVAVVDSVGCDVRAVDDQGHAVEEAVEGQDHPVHKVGEGGWSHLSMQRRVEETVRRNVDGVAREVSALADRVHAEVVVLAGEVTARSALHEALPEHGATVIEVDTGGRAEGTDETGFDARVHEVIAEQARSHRRDILERFIADKGRDDGLAVAGLARTVAALRMANVAHLLIDASASANHSVWVGADPAQISTQREDLDAAARQCPADEALPAAALAVRAQVVPLENAPLPDGIGALLRHT
- a CDS encoding DNA topoisomerase IB is translated as MRLRRSRPYGPGISRIARGRGFSYVLDSGDPVDDAETLERIRALVIPPAWRKVWICPYPNGHIQAVGVDAAGRRQYLYHQRWRRERDEEKFDRVLDLARRLPELRDRLAADLDLRGAARHRVEALAISLVDRGVFRVGGEEYAEENGTRGVATLLRDQVRVSGDEMVFDYVAKGGIRRRVRVHGAQPAKAVRTLRRLRTDTPRLLVYRDGTGYHELHAEEINARFKELTSPECTVKDLRTWQGTVLAAAGFGSARRPQSQRGRRRVEREVFGQVADALGNTPSVARDSYIDPRVVEAFENGTTIAAALRRANRVDTDAERTAIIERAVIRLLRKAAG
- a CDS encoding zinc-dependent alcohol dehydrogenase, which gives rise to MRALCWNGVNDLAVETVPDPRLVNPHDVVVQVRLSTTCGSDLHFIDGYLPAMREGDVIGHEFMGEVVETGPEVRSTKVGDRVVVPSFIGCGACWYCGNGLYSACDTTNPNAALQQPLLGYPSGGIYGYTHPFGGYQGSHAEYIRVPFGDVNCFTIPDGITDEQALFCSDAVPTGLMGADFCEISPGDTVAVWGSGGVGLMAAHTARLLGAERVIVIDRFPRRLELARTHAGAETIDYSAVDSIVEALRETTGGRGPDACIDAVGMEGHGTGVQQLYDKAKQLLRMGTDRATSLRQAILACRKGGVVSVLGVYGVTDKFPMAVITNKGLTIRSAQQRGQAYMPRMFDYLEQGDLDPSYLITHDLPLTEAVRGYDLFKNSKQECVRAVFRP